The DNA segment TGCGGCCATCCACAATTTGCGCGCCGCCAAAACCCGCCTGCAAGGGCAGCGCCTTGGCCGCCATCAATGGCGTGAATCCGATCGGGTCCGCGGCCACCACATTTTTCAACACCATGCCTTCCGGCCCCGCCAGTTTTTGCCGCATGCTGGTCAGATGTTCGCGGATGGATGCCGGCGCCAATTTATCGGTCAACGCGGCGGCATCGGCTTCCGTGAACAGATTTGGAAACGCGCCGGTCAAAAATCCAACCACCTTCCCCAGGCCGCCGGAATTGATTTGATAAGTGATGCGCGTGAAGTTTTGGTTCGTCGCCAGCAATGCGAAAACTTCATCCGCCGCCGCGCCCAGTGATTCGGGATCACCGTGCGAGATCCCGATGTCGAGATAGAGCCGGTCAATCTGCCGGAACTTGCGCAGGGCGTAACGGTAGTCATCCACTTGCGCGTCATTGCCGGGCAGCAGGTCCAGAATGTCCTCCTGCAATTGGACGCGCGAGGAAATCACGAGCGCCGTCACCATCAACAACGCGGCCACCGCCAGCACTCCGCGACGATGTGCGGTCAGCCAGAAATACAAGCGGGCGTAGAGGCGATCGGTCATCGTTTTCGGATCAATTGCGCCACGGCATAAGTGCAGGCCGCGCCCACGACCGCCACGCCCACGGCCAACGCGAAGCTTCCCACCACCCACTCCCACAGATGCTCCCGCGCGGTCGCCCACCAGCTCGAGTCGGAGAGCGCGGTGAAGTCAGCGGCAAACCCGTGCCCATGCAGCAGCCAGGCGCCGGTGTGCAGCGAGCCATAAACCAAAAACGGAATCAGCGGAGGAAACGAGATGTTGCTCGCCACCACCACCACGGCCTTGTTCAAGCGCAACCGATGCGCGGTCCACAACGCCAGCAACAAATGCAGTCCCCACAACGGCGTCAGCCCAAAAAACAAACCCACGCCGACCGAGCCCGCCATCCGGCCCGGTTCGTGCGCGTTGTCGGTGAAAAATTCCCTCACCACCCGACGGAAGCCCTGCTTCTCGCCGCGCGACCACGCCGCGCGCAACGGCAACGGCACAAACCACGCCTGCAACACCAGCAGGATGTTGCGATTGGTGATGTGAACGAAATCGCGCACGGGGCGGAAATGCGAGCGACCGGTCAAATGGGGCGCATACGTGCATTGCACCGGCACGGGGAGAATCGTCGTGCCCACCCACGCGGCGCGCACGAGGAATTCCAGT comes from the Verrucomicrobiia bacterium genome and includes:
- a CDS encoding DUF2062 domain-containing protein; its protein translation is MKPCVVIPCYNHSATVGPVALAAVAVLPVIVVDDGSTEPLPELPGCEVLRLGANGGKAAALRAGFRRALELGYTHVITMDADGQHFVTDLPKFLAAMQAQPAALHLGVRDLPAAGCPRHRQRSNAIASFWYRVETGLRLRDTQCGFRAYPLALVKQLKIRSDRYAYELEFLVRAAWVGTTILPVPVQCTYAPHLTGRSHFRPVRDFVHITNRNILLVLQAWFVPLPLRAAWSRGEKQGFRRVVREFFTDNAHEPGRMAGSVGVGLFFGLTPLWGLHLLLALWTAHRLRLNKAVVVVASNISFPPLIPFLVYGSLHTGAWLLHGHGFAADFTALSDSSWWATAREHLWEWVVGSFALAVGVAVVGAACTYAVAQLIRKR